The segment CCATTGCGCCAGAGTCTGGGCATGGTGCAAAGCCTGCTGCAATTAGCCGGACTCGACTGGCCGGCGCCCGATCACTCCACCGTATGCCGTCGCCAGCGCACCTTGCAGGTCAAGATCGGCTATCGCCGCAGCAACGGCCCACTGCACCTGCTGGTCGACAGCACCGGCATCCAGTTTCTCGGCGAAGGCGAATGGAAACGCAAAAAGCACGGTGCCGAATATCGTCGCCAGTGGCGCAAGGTACACCTTGGTATCGATGCTGAAACGCTGGAAATTCGCGCCATCGAGGTGACGGGCAATGGTGTGGGAGATGCATCGATACTGTCGGAGCTGTTGATGCAGCTGCCGGCGGATGAACCCGTTGCCACGGTGACGCTGGATGGCGCGTATGACACCCAGGGCAGTTACGCAGCGCTACTTGAACGGGGAATCATGCCCGTGATTCCGCCGCGCAAGAACGCCAAGGTGTGGAAGTCGAAAATTGTCGGCAGCGAGGTGCGCAATGCAGCGATTGCGGCATGCAAGCGTGTGGGCCGTCGAATCTGGAAACGCTGGAGCGGCTATCACCGCCGCAGTCTGGTGGAAACGAAGATGCACTGTTTCAAGCGGTTGGGTAGCCGGGTGATGGCGCGCACCTTTGACTGACAGGTGGCGGAACTTCAGGTGCGTGCAGCGCTGTTGAGAGGTTAGGTATGGAAACAAAAATTAATTTTCACTCTCTAGAACATTTTAACTTTATTAAACAGAATGTGTTGGATGTGATAAATTTTACTCGGGGTGAAGATGTAGCAATATTGCGAAGCAAAAATTGGATTTACGCAACTCTTGATGATAAACAAATCCTTGATGAAGATGCGAGAAATTTGGCGTGTGCATTAAGTGGAATAGATTGCGATGTTGCATATTTTGGTTGGATTTGTGAATTTGAGAAGGAAAAAAATTTTGATATATATAAGTTTCAGGTTGATTGTGAATCGATTGTAAGTATTCAAAGGCCGGAATCTCCTCTCGATAATATGGCTAGTGTTGTTTTTGGAAGGTATCCGTTAAGATTTTGTATCGTTAGGCCAGATACATTTGATAAGTTGCTTTATGTTGTGGGTGAGGAGAGTTTTGTGCAAAGGTGTTGCGGAGCACCTGGCTGGAAAATATTCAATAATGTTACGAGTAGATAGGTGTCTGGTTTCGTGGAGCCTGTCAGAATTTCTTGTGATATGAGGTCATGAGATGATACGGCTTTGTTGCACAAATCCGCCCAGGCCCAGGCTTGGTAGAATGATGGCATGGCCAAGCCCGTCCCTACGAAGTACAAAACCACCAATTGGTCAGCCTACAACCGCGCCCTGATCCAGCGCGGTTCCTTCTCTGTTTGACTGGATCGAGACCTGGCCTGGCAGGCCAAGCCCCAGGGCAAGCTCGGGCGGGCGCAAACCTATAGCGACGCTGCCATCCAGTTCTGCCTGACCATCAAATGCCTGTTCGGCTTAGCGCTCAGGCAGTCCATCGGCTTCGTGCAAAGCCTGCTCAAACTCGCGGGCCTCGGCTGGACGGCTCCAGACTACAGTACGGTATGCCGCCGCCAGAAAACGCTACAGGTCAACATCCCTTATCGCCACAGCCACAGCCACAGCCACAGCCACAGCCACTGGATGAGCCCCCTGAAACATAGGACACCGATTCCCGCTTAGAATAAGGGATAGGTTCAAGGCTATGTTTATGACTAACACCAACAACAAGACAGACGTACTCGGACCCGAGCGCCGCCGCCGCTGGAGCATCGAGGAGAAGCAGGCCATTGTGGCCGAAAGCTTCATGCCCGGCCAGTCGGTTTCCCTCGTGGCCCGTCGTCATGGGCTCAATCCCAATCAGCTCTTCAAGTGGCGCAAACTTTATCAGGAGGGCAGTCTATCGGCGATTGCCGCGGGTGAAGAAGTCGTGCCGGCCTCCGAGTTGGCGTCAGCCATCAAGCAAATACGCGAACTACAGCGACTCCTCGGCAAGAAGACGATGGAGAACGAAATCCTCAAAGAAGCCGTGGACATCGCTCGCACAAAAAAGTGGATTGCGCGCTCACCCTTATTGCCGGGGGAAGACCAGTAGCCCCGGTCTGCACTTCGCTCGGGTTGGCGCGCTCGAACGTGATTCGCCGTGCGTCGCGTCCTGTTGATTGGCGCGATGGTCGTTCTTGTCGATCGACCGATGATAGCGAGTTGGTCAAAGAGATCCAGACCGCCATTTCGCCGTTGCCCAGCTACGGCTACCGCCGGACGTGGGGATTGATTCGGCGACAGCGAGAGGCCGGTAACTTGCCACCGGTCAACGTGAAGCGCATTTATCGCATCATGCGTCAGCATGGTCTGCTGCTCCAGCGGCGGCTCAAACAACCGGGTATCCCGCGCAGGCATGAGGGGCGCGTTGCTGTGACCACCAGTAATCGCCGCTGGTGCTCGGACGGCTTCGAGTTTCGCTGTGATAATGGCGAAAAGCTGCGCGTCGTCTTTGCGGAGGACTGCTGCGACCGTGAAATCATCAGTTGGACAGCCTCGACCGGTGGCTACACGGGTGACATGGTTCGAGACGTTATGTTGGAAGCGGTGGAAAAGCGCGGCATTCAGTTGGGTATTTCGCCGGAGGTGGAATGGCTGAGCGACAATGGTTCGAGTTATATTGCCGCCGATACTCGGCGGTTTGCGCGAGAAATCGGCCTCAAGCCGGTAACCACGCCGGTCTGCAGCCCGCAGAGTAACGGCATGGCGGAAAGCATGGTCAAGACGCTGAAGCGAGACTACGTCGGCCATATGCCGAAACCGGACGCCCATACGGCTTACCGGAATCTGGCGATGGCTATTGAGCATTACAACGAGTTTCATCCGCACCGCGCGTTGAAATACCGATCTCCACGAGAGTTTCGACGCCTGGCGGTTTCATCAACTTAAGCGTTGGTCGGTGTCCTGTTATACGGGGGTAAATCCAGCCACAGCCACAGCCACAGCCACAGCCACAGCCACAGCCACAGCCAGGGCGCTTTGCATCTGTTGGTGGATAGCACTGGCATCAAGATGCTGGGCGAAGGCGAATGGAAAACCAAGAAACATGGCGCGGAATACCGCCGCCAATGGCGCAAAGTGCATCTGGGCATCGACGCAGAAACCTTGGAAATTCGGGCCATTGAGGTCACCGACAACCGACAGGGGGATGCACAGATGCTGCCATCCCTACTGCAACAAATCCCGCCCAATGAACCCGTTGCCAGCGTCAGCGGCGATGGCGCTTACGACACCAAGACCTGCCATGAAGCCATTGCCGCACGCGGCGCCGATGCGCGCATCCCCACCCGCAAGAATGGCAGGCCATGGAAAGGGACATCGCCGGGCGTGTTGGCGCGCAATGAGATTCTCCGAGCCACGAAACGGCTGGGCCGGGCGATCTGGAAGCGCTGGAGCGGCTACCACCGCCGCAGCCTGGTGGAAACCAAGATGCGCTGTTTCAAACGGCTGGGTGAACGAGTGATGGCCAGAGACTTCGACCGCCAGGTGGCGGAGCTGCAAGTGCGCGCCGCCATTCTGAATCGCTTCAGCGTGCTTGGCCGACCGCAAACGGTGGCTATGGCATAAATCTGCCTAGGGAAAGGGGAAGCTCAATCCTCGGCCGATTTATGCAACAAAGCCCTAGCTATCCAAAGTGGTGGTAGTGGTATCTGATATTTTTGCAGCAAAGAAATACCTTCTCATTCGATATGAATAAATTATATGATTTATATAACCTCATGTGGGTACACAAAAACGGGATGACCAGCTCCCATTGCCTGCACCGTTGGGAATTCTCTGACCACGCACCGGCTGACCAACGACTTCGACCAGGCGAAAGTGCAGAACGCGCTGGACGTGACCATGGCCTTCCAGCAGCAGGCCAGCACCTTCGTGGCGAACCAGATCGCCAAGGAAAAGACCCGCAGCTGAACCTGGAAAAAGCGCTGGCCGATGGATTCAAGGCATACTCAACCTAACTATGGCGCATTGGGCGGGAATTCACCATTCACCCTATTGTCCGGTACGAAGATTGACCGTTTTGGGTCTGACTTTGGTAGCTTTTTGTCGCCAACAGGTACGTCATACGGGGAAAGAGCATTGAGGCCGGGGACCTTGCGAGCACCATATTCAGTATTTGAAGTTACATCGCGGCTTGAAGTTGAAGCCGGGACTATAGCCCCATGGTTTGGTGAGGTGGGGATGGGGACGCAGTACAAGCTCCTTGGTGATTCTCGGGTAAAGGACTTGCTGTCTAGCGGACAACTAAAGCAAATATATAGGGGGCCATTAAATGGATATAACCACTAGACTAAAACTTATACGTACCTTGCAGGCGGCGGGAGTTCGACCCAGTTCCTACAGTGTATTTGGCCCTGAAGATATGGCGCTCTGCTTAGAAGACTCTGGTAATGGTTGGGAGGTTTTCTACTTTGAACGTGGCGGAAAGACCTTCTCTAAAAAATTTCAAACTGAAGCCGAGGCGTGTACTTACATGTACCACGAGCTAATAAGGGATAAAACAGCTTTTATGTAGGTGATAAGTAAAAATTGGCTAGCTTAAAATAGCTGGCCAATTCATTTTTTCCAAAAACGGCAGGGCTTATCGGGCGCAATGTATGGGTTGATGCAAGTGAAATTCGGTGGTCGCAGGAAAGCGTCAGTTATGCAAAGCCTGAAAATGCATACCGCATTCAATACAATCTTGATACCGCATCGGCGCAGTTCAAGGCGTACGCTAATGCTATACATGTCCAGTCCCGGACGATTGCTAACGCACTTTTTGAATAATTCAGGGCGCTGTTTTTGCCACTCCTTCATGGCCTGAATCGATGTTCGATGTTGCAGCGCCAATTGCGGTAAGTGCTGATTGTAGAGCAGTACATAGCGCTCCAGCGTCTCGGCCAAGTCCTTGCCGGATTCGAAGCGGTGCGTCGCCAGCACGTCGCTGATCCGGCCGTTAAAGCGTTCTACCATCCCGTTGGTTTGCGGGGGGCGCGGTTTGGTCAATCGGTGCTCAATCCCGAGCGCAGTGCACAGCAGATCGAATTCGTGTTCACCACTCGGTTGCTTTTGCTTGGTGAACAGCCGGTCGGTGAACTCACTGCCGTTGTCGGTCAGGATCGTTCGGATATGGCACGGCACCGCCCTTTGCAGGGCGGTTAGAAACGCTCTGGCGGTATGGGCCGTCTTGTTCGACTTAATCTGCACAAAGACCCAGCGTGTGGCGCGGTCGATCGCAACGAACAAGTCGCGGCGGGATGTTTCGTCCGGCATCTGCGGTAAGTATTTGACGTCGATGCGAAAGGAACCCGGATCGTACGCCTTGAATGGCTTGCTGAGGCGGTTGGCCGGCGCGGACGAGGGCTCTAGATCACGCAGGTTGCCTACGCCGTGGCGACGTAAGCAGCGGTCCAGCCCGGAGCGGGAAACGTCGGGATTCAGGAACTCGTGCACGACGACCAGCAGGTCATCCAGGCCGAGCTTGAACAACTTGCGCAGTTCGACCGCGATGTGCTCCTGGGCCGGTGTCAGCCGGGTTTGCAGCCGATGGGCCGTGTGCGAGCGGTCTTCAACAGAGTCACGATTCCGCCACTTGATGATGGTGGGGATGCTGACGTTGAAGCGTGCCGCCAGTTCGGCCAAGGTGCCGGTTGCGTTGCGAATTTCCTCGCGGATAACCGGCGTTGTGCGGGCTTGTTTGTGCAGTTTGACGATCATTGTTGTTGCTGTTGTAGGGCGTGCAGAAGCCTACCCATACCTTCCCGGGCGATGGCAAGTTTCTCAAAGCGTTTGCTTATATGATCATCCGGGATGCGACAGCTAAGCCCGGTATTGGAGTTTGATGCCCATGGAAATGAGATCATGTATCGTACGATGTCGGAAAGACAGTTTGAACAATTCTCAAGAACTGGCAAATTGCCCCCTACTACGGAAACATCAATATCACCCTCTGTAGCCTATTCGTCGAAATATGACGGTGTGACGGTCAAAATTACGGTGACACCAGGAACATCAGCTCAGCTCCAAGAAGTTGGTATAGCGGCAAATAAACCAGCCAAAATTCAGTTCCCCACCATGTCAACGCAGACAGGGCCATGGATGCAGTCTAATGCGCGTTTTAAGGTGGAGGGCGGTCAGATGACGACACAGCTTGGACAAGGCAGAGCGATTGATATATTTAATAAGAATATTGTGGACTTTGAACTAATTCATAAATGAGGTTGCTAATGCTGCTTAACTTGGAAAAATCAGGTGTGCCAATGAAAAGGATATACCTGCTTTCAGAAGAGCTAAAGAATGATCCTGAGCAAATTGCTTTAGCACAGGCGTTGACGATGAATACTTCTAGACCGACGTTGGGTCTTAAAGGCACATATGGGCTTTTTGGATCGCATGAATGGTGGGAAAACATTGAACAGCATAAAATTCCGCTGCTGTTTGTTTCCGGCATCGTTCTCCGCGTGTATATCGCCGGTCAGGATGGCTATGAAAACAACACTGTTGATTTGCTGATGGAAGATGGTTCTGTGCGTGATGCTGGAATCTACGTCAATGATAATAGGGATATTCCTCTCGTTCGTGTTGGTTGTCGAGTGGAGCTTGTCTATGTCCTTGATGAGCTGAAAAAACAGCCTGCGCCAAATGGTGGAGTAAATTACTCCAAAATTGCGCTGGAAATGGCAGTATCATCGCAGCCGGTCGAGACGTTATCAGCCAGGTAGAGTTGGCTGGCCGGAGGTCATGCCCGCGTGTTGAGTGGGCGGCATCCGTCTGATCGTGGTTGGAGATGCGCCGATTGTCGATTCTGAGCTCGTCTAGGCTCTGTTTGCTAAGGCCCTCAAATATCGTCGTATCATTGATCTGCCCCCGCCAGCCATACCAGCAATCAGGAGAGAAGTCCCAGGTTTGCATGGTGGTGGAACCTGCTGATCTTTGGCTTGCTACTTGTGCCTGGCGATGGCGTGCCGCAAATTCCGCAGGCGGTATCCGGCCAATCGATCCATGGGGACGGACTTGATTGTCCATCGTCCCGCCACGCGGAGATGATCTGCCTGGCCTCCGCCAGCGAATCAAAGACATGCTCGTTCAGGCATTCGTCGCGGAGTCTGGCATTGAAGCTTTCGATGTAACCATTCTGCATCGGCCGCCCTGGTTGAATCAGGATGTGGCGGATGCCGCGGCTTTGCGCCCAGCCCATGAATGCCCGACTGGTGAACTCTGGCCCATTGTCCGTCCGGATCGCTGACGGATAGCCGCGAAATTGCGCCGCCTGATCCAGCATCCGCGTGACGTATTGACCGGACATCGAGAAATCCACCGCAATCTGCACCGCTTCGTGGCTGAAGTCATCGGCGACCGTCAGGCATTTCAAGCGCCGACTACTGGCTAACTGGTCGCTGACAAAATCCATGCTCCACACCTCATTCCACTGCGTAGTGGCTTGCAGCGGCGTGCGCACGCCGGTCAGCTTGCGCCGACGGTTACGCCGTCTAACCGCCAGACCTTGTTCGCGATACAAGCGGGACACCCGCTTGGGGTTGATGCCCGGAAACTCGATGCGCAATAGGTCATGCACCCGCCGATAGCCAAAGCGGCGGCGCGTGTGGGCGATATCGATGATGCGCGCGGTCAGCCGATGCGTGAATGCATCGGTTTGCGGCGGATGTCGCCAGGCGTCTCGGGAAAGCCCCACAAGCCGGCAAGCGCGGCGTTCCGACAATGCCAGTCCGCTGCTCAGCATGAGGCGGATGGCCTGCCGCTTGGCTTGCGGGGCTAGCGCTTTACCCCGAAGGCGACCTTGAGGGCTTCGATATCGAGGTGGGCTTCGGCCAACAATTTCTTGAGCCGGGCATTCTCGGCTTCCAGATCGCGAGCGCGCTGCAATTCCGCGACGTTCATGCCGCCGTATTTGCTTCGCCATTTGTAGAAGGTGGCTTCAGAGAAGCCTCCCTGGCGGCAAACCTCCTTGATAGCCATGCCGAGTTCGGCCTGCTTGAGAAAGCCGATGATCTGCTCTTCGGTGTATCTGCTCTTCTTCATATCCGTCATTTTCCTTCAAGTGACGGACTTCTCTCTACTTTTGATTGGTAGGGACTGAGGGGAGCAGATCAAAAAACATGAATTAATAGTGAGAAACAGGGGGGGCGGAAGGAAGATTTTGTATATTCTGCCTTATTTTATGTTCTCTGCATTTTTGACTAGGTCATTATGTCCTAGGTGCTAGGGCATAATGACCTAGTCTTAGATTGTTGTTTTTTTGCTAATTTCCACTAAAGAACGAATAATATATTTCTAGGGCGATTTTCTTTTAAATTTATAAAAAAAGCCAAGGGGATGAGGAAGTAGATGGTTTTAACTGGTGAAAGGGAAAATTAAACGGAGCATAACCTGTAGTGGTTATGCTCCGTTTTGGTGCGTATTTCACTATATGCACAATGTTTTCAGTTGCTTAGGAAACCTACACGTACTATTTCCCCACAGCCCCCTCGAACTTCATCGCCACCGAGTTGATGCAGTAGCGCTCGCCGGTGGGTTCGGGGCCGTCGGGAAATACATGTCCCAGGTGGGCGTCGCAGCGTGCGCAGCGCACTTCGGTGCGAACCATGCCGTGGGAGCGGTCCTCGATGCGCACGGTGGCGCCGCTCAGGGCCTCTTCCCAGAAGCTCGGCCAGCCGCAGCCCGCGTCGAACTTGCTGTCCGAGCGGAACAGCAGGGCGTCGCAGCACACGCAGCGGTAATCGCCCCTGTCGTTGCGGTAGTAGAGTTCGCCGCTGAACGGACGTTCGGTGCCCGCCTCGCGGGTGACGCGATAGACTTCCGGCGGCAGTTCCGCGCGCCATTGCTCCTTGCTTTTGGTGACCTTGTCGCTCATCGCCGGATCCTCACAGTTCGTCAAGGCTTTCGGCCAGGTGCGATTCATCGCCCCAGCGCTCCAGACGCCAGCTTCCATTGGCGTATTCCAGCCAGTTCAGCGCGGCGTTGGGGATGGTGAAATCCCGTTTTTTGCTCAATTCCATGCCGGTCGCCAGGCGGTAGGCGATGTCGAGCACGCCGCCGTGGCAGACGATGAACAGCGTCTGGCCGGGGTGTTGGCGGGCGCAGGCATGCATGAAGCCGGTCACGCGCGCCTGAAAGGCGAGCAGGCTTTCACCGTTTTCCGGGGTGAAGTCCGGCTCGCGCCTGGCGTAGCGGGCATAGGCCTCGGGATGGCGTTCGGCCGCTTCTTCGTAGGTCAGTCCCTGGAACAGCCCGAAGTGCCGCTCGCGCAATGCCGGCGCGGTGTTGAGCGGCAGGTTCTGCCACTGGGCGACCGGGCGGGCGGTGGCCAGCGCCCGCGAAAGGTCGCTGCTGTAAACGGCGTCGAAGGACAGGCCTTGGTGCCGCAGCGTGCGGGCGAGGCGTTCGGCCTGCTCTTCGCCCGTGATGTTGAGCGGAATGTCGGTCTGGCCCTGCAGGCGGCGTTCGGCGTTCCAGGCGGTTTCCCCGTGGCGCACCATGCAGACGCGCACCTTCTGTCTGTCGTTCATCACAAAATTCCTACGCCGGAAATTTCCCGGGCCAGATTGGCCGCGGTGTTGTCGGTCATGGCGCCGACGAAGTCCAGCACCCGCATGTAAGCGAGGTAGCGGCTGCCGTCGGGCACCAGATCATGGTTCATCAGGTCCAGCGCGAGGCGCTGGCGGTGGGTGAGGGCGCCCGGCCCGTTGGTTTCCAGCGCCGCCACGGCGGGCACCAGCGCGTCGAGCAGGGTGGCGAGGCACGGATAGGCCGCCAATTCCGTCACCAGCTTGTTGCGGTGACGGTAAACCTTGTTGCTCGCCAGCTCCTTCGCGTTGAGGAGCGCCCGCTGGATCGCCGGTTCGCACACATTGATCAGGTCCTTGGCCGGAAACGCGCCGGCCAGCAGCGAGTCGTGATGCAGCATGAACTTGTCGGCGACCTCGGTCACGCAGCGGCCGACCGCGATGCCGCGCAGCATCGCGCATTTTTGCTTGATATCGTGGATGGACCAGACCCGTTCGTATTCGGCGAAGCCGGCGAACAGCGCTTCGAACTCCTTGACGTCGAGGATGCCGATTTCCACCGCGTCCTCAAGGTCCAGGATGGCGTAACAGATATCGTCCGCCGCCTCCATCAGATAAGACAGGGGGTGACGCGCCCAGACAGTTTCACCCTTGCGGATCAGCCCCAGTTCGTCCGCCACGGCGCGGAAGTAGGGCAGCTCCGTCTGGTAGATATTGAACTTGTCGCGCTCGCGGGCTTCGTCCTTATCGGAGGTCCAGGGGTATTTGAGCAGGCAGCCCAGCGCCGCCGACGTGAGCCGCATGCCGCCTTCGCGCACGTACATTTCGAGCGTGGCGAGCATGCGCAGGCCATGGGCGTTGCCCTCGTAGGTTTCGATGTCGCGCCGTTCCGCGAGGCCAAGGCCGTCGAGCCAGTGCCGGTTGCGTTCGGCGCGGAACCAGTCGCGCAGCGCGTATTCCCCCGTGTGTCCGAAGGGCGGGTTGCCGATGTCGTGTGCCAGGCAGGCGACCTGGACCGCCGCGCCGATGTCGTGGGCCGTGTAGCCCGCGGGCAGGAGGCCCGCGTGCTGCATCATGGTGCCGACCCGGTTGCCCAGGCTGCGGCCGACACTCGCGACTTCGACGCTGTGGGTCAGCCGGTTGTGCGTGTGGTCGTTCTGCGCCAGCGGATGCACCTGGGTCTTGCGCCCCAGACGGCGAAACGCGCTGGAAAACACCACCCTGTCGTGGTCGATATGAAAATCCGTGCGCAGCCCCGGCATGCCTTCCTCGGTGGCGGGCGTGCGGGTCGGCATGACCTCGCCGTCGCGCACCTTGAAACGGCGGCTGGAGAGCAGGTCGCTCCATTGCATGGGGTTCTTGGCGCTCATTGAGTCGGCTGGCGATGATGTGGACGGTTCCATCATAAGGCAATTCGCTCGTGAAATGGGTATTATGGAAATGTCTATCGTTCCGGATTCCCGCTTTTCATGACCACTGCCGAACGCCTTTTGTTCCTGCTCAAGACCCGTGGTCCGGAGTCCGCCCAGATCCTGGCAAAGATTCTCGGTCTTACCGCGATGGGTGTGCGCAAGCAACTGTTGCTGCTCGAAGAGAAAGGCCTCGTGGCGTCCGCCGACGAGCGCCGCGGCCCCGGGCGGCCGACCCGCATCTGGAGCCTTTCCGCGCAAGGGCAGCGGCGTTTCCCCGACCGGCACGCGGATCTGGCCGTCGACCTGTTGCGGCAACTGCGCGCCGAATTCGGCGAAGAGGGCGTGGCTCGGCTGGTGTCGGCCCGCGAGCGCCAGGCCGAATGCACGGCCCGCGAGGCGCTGACGGGCGCCGCCGATGTGGAGGACAAACTGGGGCGTCTGGCCGCGTGGCGCCATGCCGACGGGTACATGGCGCATGTGGAGCGCGAAGCGGACGGCTCATGGCAGCTGGTCGAGCACCACTGCCCGGTCGCGGCGGCGGCCGGCGAGTGCGGTCGGTTGTGCGAATCGGAACTGGCGTTGTTCCGGCGGCTGCTGGGTGAGGGGGTCGAGATCGACCGGACCGAACACCTGATGGCCGGCGGCCGTTCGTGCCGCTACCGCGTGGTCGTCAAGGTTTAGTCACCGAATGCGTTTGGGCATCCGCTCTTCTTCATTACCGTCATTCTCTCTTCAGCGACGGATCCGCCCTGCTTTTGACGGGTAGAGGGGCGCACACCGTCTTCGACGCTCGACACGAAAACCGCTGGCCATACAGAAAGATCGTCATGCCCAAGCCCTCCGCAACACTTGGCAAGATGCCTGCCGGCATCTGGATACTCGGTTTTGTGAGCATGCTGATGGACATCTCCTCCGAAATGATCCATAGCCTGCTTCCTCTTTTCATGGTGGGCACATTGGGCGCGAGCGCCTTCATGGTCGGCCTGATCGAAGGGTTCGCCGAGGCCACCGCGCTGATCGTCAAGGTGTTTTCAGGGGCGCTGAGCGACTACCTGGGCAAACGCAAGGGTCTGGCGGTCTTCGGCTATGCGTTGGGCGTGTTGGCCAAGCCGCTCTTCGCGGCGGCTCCCGGCATCGGCATCGTCTTGACGGCCCGTTTGCTGGATCGCATCGGCAAAGGGGTACGAGGGGCGCCGCGCGATGCGCTGGTCGCCGACATCGCCCCGCCAGAGGCGCGTGGAGCGGCCTTCGGTCTGCGCCAGTCGCTCGACACCGTGGGCGCATTCCTCGGGCCGCTGTTGGCCGTCATCTTGATGCTGCTGTGGGTCGACAACTTCCGCGCCGTGTTCTGGGTGGCTGTCGTTCCCGGGCTCCTGGCCGTGTGCCTGTTGATGCTCGGTGTGCGGGAGCCGGATCATCATGTCGGTATGAAGCGTAACAACCCGATTCGCCGTGAGAACCTGAAGCGCTTGAGTGGCGCTTACTGGTGGGTGGTCGGGATTGGCGCGGTGTTTACGCTGGCGCGTTTCAGCGAGGCGTTCCTGGTGCTGCGTGCCCGGCAAGGAGGGATTCCCGTTGCCTATGTGCCGCTGGTGATGGTGGCCATGAATGGGGTGTATGCCGCCTCGGCTTACCCATTTGGTGAACTGTCCGACCGGGTGCGCCACTCGACGTTGTTGTCATGGGGTCTGATTGTGCTGATCGCGGCCGATTTGGTGCTGGCCGCGAATGACCATTGGCTAACCGTTGCCATTGGCGTGGCTCTTTGGGGTGTCCACATGGGGATGACACAAGGCTTGCTCGCCACCATGGTGGCGGACACCGCCCCTGCCGATCTCCGCGGTACGGCCTACGGCTTCTTCAACCTGGTCAGCGGCATCGCCATGCTGATGGCCAGTGCCGTTGCCGGGCTGCTATGGGACTCTCTGGGCGCTTCCTTCACTTTCTACGCGGGGAGCGGCTTTTGCCTGTTGGCTCTGGCCGGTCTCGCGGTGAAAGCCCGCCAGTTCTCCCGGACCCGAATGGTGTCGTGACATAGCGCTCATCCGTCGCCTCATCGTGGCGGCGGTTCTTGCCGCCTTCGCGCGGCCGTCAAGGCTTGACGCCGTTGGCGGCGAACCAGGCGAGCATGCGCGCCCAGCCGTCCCTGGCCGCTTCCGGGTGGTAACCTGGCCGGTAGTCGGCATTGAAACCATGCCCGGCGCCGGGGTAGACCACGATACGGCTCGCCGTGCCCTCCAGCGCCGCGCGCATCGCGTCGACCTGCGGCTTGCCGATACCGGTATCCTCCGCGCCGTAGAGTCCCAGCACCGGAATCCTGAGTTTCCCGGCGATATCGACCGGCTGCGTCGGCGCGAGCGCGGTGCGTTCACCGTCGAGCCGTCCGTACCAGGCGACGGCCGCCTTCACGGCCGCCTGCCGGGCCGCGTAAAGCCAGGTGATCCTGCCTCCCCAGCAAAATCCCGTGATGCCGGCCCGCCCGTCGTCCGCGCCGTGGGCGGCCGCCCAGGCGAGGGTGGCGTCAAGATCGGCCATCACCTGTTCATCGGGCACCCTGGCGACGATGCCCGACATCAGGGTCGGAATATCGTGGATCAGTGACGGATTGCCTTGTCGGAAATACAGCTCCGGCGCAATGGCGAAATACCCGGCATGGGCAAGACGCCGGCACAGGTCGCGGATGTGCGCGTGCACCCCGAAGATCTCCTGCACAACAAGAATGACCGGCAGCAGTCCCGATGGTTTGGCCGGGCGTGCGACATAGGCGGG is part of the Paludibacterium paludis genome and harbors:
- a CDS encoding dienelactone hydrolase family protein, which codes for MRAVSPDATRRRLGAAASAGFALAVLPVSATTITTSAAGLVTDNVGIPRPDGTLPAYVARPAKPSGLLPVILVVQEIFGVHAHIRDLCRRLAHAGYFAIAPELYFRQGNPSLIHDIPTLMSGIVARVPDEQVMADLDATLAWAAAHGADDGRAGITGFCWGGRITWLYAARQAAVKAAVAWYGRLDGERTALAPTQPVDIAGKLRIPVLGLYGAEDTGIGKPQVDAMRAALEGTASRIVVYPGAGHGFNADYRPGYHPEAARDGWARMLAWFAANGVKP